GAGGTTGACCGGTCGATGGTCGATGGAAGGCGCGGGGCGGACGTAGGGCATGACACGCAGCAAGCCGTCACCGCCCTGAGCCGCAATACGAAGGGCGGTCGCGGCCTCCAGATCCGACCAGGTCGGGACGTTCAGGAAGACATGCTTCTCGCCCCAGCCGAAGGCGACATGCGTCGGCACTTCGCCGAACCGGTTCGGCTGGCCGAGGAAGGGAAAGGTCTCGCGCCAGTCCTTCTGCGGCGTCACGATCGGCATGACGATGCCGGTGTGCACGCCGTTCGTTTCCACCATGATCTCCACACCGGTATCGGGCTCGGTCCAGTCGGAATTGCGCGGGATGGAGCTGCCGATCCAGGCGGCGATCAGGAAGGCAATGATCGCGATCGAGATTGCCAGCGCAGCAAGACCTGCCCAGCGGAGCAGCTTGCGCAGCAGCGCGGCGGGCACGCCTTGCCTCAGGACGCGGTTTGCTTGGTCAGCCACAAAATGGACCAGTCACCCCGAACGAGGCATTTTTCAAGCCTGCACCCCTGCGCGGCATAGGCATCGACGACCTGCGGCTGCTGCGTTTCCAGCAAGCCCGCCAGCACGATGTCACCGCCTTCGGTAACGGCCGAGGCGAAGTCTGCTGCCATCTCGACCAGCGGGGCGGCGAGGATGTTGGCGATCAGCAGGTCATAGGGTGCGCGCTTGACGAGCGCCGGATGGTCCATGCCGTCCGCGATCAGCATCTGCACCTCTTCCGGGCCCTCACCGAGCACGATGCCATTCATCGCTGCGTTCTCGGCCACCACCGGCTCGCACACGGCGTCGATATCGCTCATGATGACGGCGCTGCCCGGCCAGAGCGCCCTGGCGCCAAAGCCCAGCAAGCCGGTTCCCGTGCCAATATCCGCGACATTGTGCGGACGGCGACCTTCGTGATGCATGGCATCGAGCATTTCGAGGCAACCGGCAGTCGTCTCGTGCTGCCCTGTGCCGAATGCCTGCGCGGCAGGGATGCAGAAGTCGATGATGCACTCGGCAACGAGCGCGGGATGATCCGGCGTGTGGACGTGGAAACGGCCCGCGCGGATTGGGTCGACACCTTGCTGGCTGACGGTCAGCCAGTCCTCGTCCGGTAATTCCTCGGCCGCAATATCGGGCACGGGCGCGGCGAACAGGCCAGCGACGGCAGCGCGCTGCGCGTCGTCAGGCTTTGCGGCGAAATAGGCTTCCAGCACCCAATCGTCGGGCCGGTCCTCTGCGATTTCGAAGCCGGTCAGCGTGACATTTGGGTTCCAGGCCTCGTCCTCCGCCTGCCGCGCAAGCGCAGCCTCGACCTGCTGGCGCGGCGCGTGGGCGACAAGTTTCCAGCCGCCGCTCATGATCCTTCGCCTTCCTTGGCCAGCCGCGCGTCGAGGCGCTTTTCTCCAGCGCGCGCATAGGCGGCGCAGGCCGCCTGGTCGTCCAGCGCGCCATCGCGCATGCGAGAGAGCATGGCGGAGGAGGAGGGATGCGGCGTCAGCAGGATATCGCAGGGCAGGGCGGCGACCTCGGCGAAGCTCTGTCTGAATTGCGCCACATAGGCCGGGTGGTCGGAAAAGCGATAATCGTCCGCCGATACTGGCGAGA
This genomic interval from Paraurantiacibacter namhicola contains the following:
- a CDS encoding DUF2459 domain-containing protein, whose translation is MADQANRVLRQGVPAALLRKLLRWAGLAALAISIAIIAFLIAAWIGSSIPRNSDWTEPDTGVEIMVETNGVHTGIVMPIVTPQKDWRETFPFLGQPNRFGEVPTHVAFGWGEKHVFLNVPTWSDLEAATALRIAAQGGDGLLRVMPYVRPAPSIDHRPVNLRAEEYARLVAKVEATLPAIPAGERRKDHPSFEPNARNYDAVGRYTLGNTCNQWVGDTLAHAGMKVGRWTIFAGGVMKWVDEPQ
- a CDS encoding 50S ribosomal protein L11 methyltransferase; amino-acid sequence: MSGGWKLVAHAPRQQVEAALARQAEDEAWNPNVTLTGFEIAEDRPDDWVLEAYFAAKPDDAQRAAVAGLFAAPVPDIAAEELPDEDWLTVSQQGVDPIRAGRFHVHTPDHPALVAECIIDFCIPAAQAFGTGQHETTAGCLEMLDAMHHEGRRPHNVADIGTGTGLLGFGARALWPGSAVIMSDIDAVCEPVVAENAAMNGIVLGEGPEEVQMLIADGMDHPALVKRAPYDLLIANILAAPLVEMAADFASAVTEGGDIVLAGLLETQQPQVVDAYAAQGCRLEKCLVRGDWSILWLTKQTAS